One Bremerella sp. JC817 genomic window carries:
- a CDS encoding ornithine cyclodeaminase family protein, translating to MTCRFYGEEEVASLLDMATAIDVVDESFRQLGTGGAENIPRQRAQAPGFALHGMHAAAEYLGVAGWKMYSTTRIKARFHVGLYDIDSGQMKALIEADKLGQIRTAASSAVGARYLARKPISQLGIFGSGWQAESQLEALATELPITQAFIYSRDQEKRESFAERMGKKLQIEIVPVHDPKDAVEDLPLVVTATTSKHPVFDGNLLAEGALVCAMGSNWTFKRELDVVAIRRADNWVCDSIEACRGEAGDYVLAAEEGYFDWDKSVSLADVIAGQSIGRNNADSIVIYKTVGLAIQDVALGTKFLELAARNPELGVDLPF from the coding sequence ATGACGTGCCGATTCTATGGCGAAGAAGAAGTAGCTTCGCTACTCGATATGGCGACCGCCATTGATGTGGTGGACGAGAGCTTTCGGCAACTGGGCACCGGCGGGGCCGAGAACATCCCTCGTCAGCGTGCCCAGGCCCCGGGCTTCGCGCTGCATGGCATGCACGCCGCCGCCGAGTACCTGGGAGTGGCGGGCTGGAAAATGTACAGCACTACCCGGATCAAGGCGAGGTTTCATGTTGGTCTGTACGACATCGATAGCGGCCAGATGAAGGCCCTGATCGAGGCCGATAAGCTCGGCCAGATTCGTACGGCTGCTTCTTCGGCCGTCGGCGCGCGGTACCTGGCCCGTAAGCCGATCTCGCAGCTAGGCATCTTTGGAAGTGGTTGGCAGGCCGAGTCTCAGCTCGAAGCACTCGCCACGGAATTACCCATCACCCAGGCATTCATCTATTCCCGCGATCAGGAAAAGCGAGAGTCGTTCGCCGAACGCATGGGCAAGAAGCTGCAGATCGAAATCGTTCCGGTACACGATCCGAAAGATGCGGTGGAAGACCTGCCATTGGTCGTCACCGCCACAACCAGCAAACATCCTGTTTTCGACGGCAACCTTTTGGCCGAAGGGGCACTGGTCTGCGCGATGGGATCAAACTGGACGTTCAAGCGAGAGCTCGATGTCGTCGCGATTCGCCGGGCCGATAACTGGGTGTGCGATTCGATCGAGGCTTGTCGCGGAGAAGCAGGCGATTATGTCTTGGCCGCCGAAGAAGGTTACTTCGACTGGGATAAATCGGTTTCGCTGGCAGACGTGATTGCCGGTCAGTCGATTGGTCGAAACAACGCCGATAGCATTGTCATCTATAAGACTGTCGGCCTTGCCATACAGGACGTGGCTCTGGGAACGAAGTTCTTGGAACTTGCCGCCCGAAATCCAGAGCTGGGCGTCGACTTGCCGTTCTAG
- the xylB gene encoding xylulokinase codes for MNIYLGIDIGTSGTKTIAMAEDGSILADASASYGVSHPKPLWSEQDPELWWKATIKTVKKVVQLAKAKPEDVKGIGLSGQMHGSVFLDKNDEVIRPALLWNDQRTVAECEEIESRAGGRAKLIKMVANPALTGFTAPKILWLRNNEPKNFARLAKVLLPKDEIRRRLTGEYATEVSDASGMLLLDVAKRDWSLDLLSKLELDRDLLGKVYESEDVTGTLTKKAARQLGLTTECVVVGGAGDCAANALGNGVVKKGILASSLGTSGVMFVHSDEMAADPKGRLHTFCHAVRGKWHMMGVTLCAAGTLEWFVQKLCSDMKGPKGKVDPYATLMKEAASVPAGSEGLMVLPYLAGERTPHADPDARGCFIGVTLKHERAHVTRAIMEGVTYSLRESLEVLNEMNIPVRQVRAGGGGAKSPLWRQMQSDVFGKKVVTLNAEQGPAYGVALLAATGAGAYKNIQEACAATIREVSETTPDRTAKKYYDRAFPVYQDLYRSLKDDFKKLGRLDD; via the coding sequence GTGAATATCTACCTGGGAATCGATATCGGTACGTCTGGAACCAAGACCATCGCGATGGCCGAAGATGGATCGATTCTGGCAGACGCTTCTGCTAGCTATGGTGTTTCGCATCCGAAGCCTCTGTGGAGCGAACAAGATCCTGAGCTCTGGTGGAAGGCAACCATCAAGACCGTCAAAAAGGTGGTGCAGCTAGCAAAGGCCAAACCGGAGGACGTGAAAGGGATCGGGCTTTCCGGGCAGATGCATGGCTCGGTGTTCCTCGACAAAAACGACGAAGTCATTCGTCCGGCACTGCTCTGGAACGATCAACGAACGGTTGCCGAATGCGAAGAGATCGAATCGCGTGCTGGCGGCCGGGCTAAGCTGATCAAGATGGTTGCCAACCCGGCTCTGACTGGTTTTACGGCTCCCAAGATCTTGTGGCTCCGCAACAACGAACCGAAGAACTTCGCGCGTCTGGCAAAGGTGCTGCTGCCCAAAGACGAAATCCGTCGCCGCTTGACGGGCGAATACGCCACCGAAGTGAGCGATGCGAGCGGCATGCTGCTTCTGGATGTCGCCAAACGTGACTGGTCGCTCGACTTGTTGTCGAAGCTGGAACTCGATCGCGACTTGCTGGGCAAGGTTTACGAGTCGGAAGATGTCACCGGCACCCTGACCAAGAAGGCGGCTCGTCAACTTGGCTTGACCACTGAATGTGTTGTGGTGGGCGGGGCAGGGGACTGCGCCGCCAACGCACTGGGCAATGGCGTGGTGAAGAAGGGGATTCTCGCCAGTTCGCTCGGAACCAGCGGGGTGATGTTCGTCCACAGCGACGAAATGGCCGCCGATCCGAAGGGCCGTTTGCACACTTTCTGTCACGCAGTTCGTGGCAAGTGGCATATGATGGGAGTTACTCTTTGTGCTGCCGGTACGCTGGAATGGTTCGTCCAGAAACTATGCAGCGACATGAAGGGTCCCAAGGGAAAGGTCGATCCCTACGCGACGCTGATGAAAGAAGCTGCCTCGGTTCCGGCCGGTAGCGAAGGTCTGATGGTCCTGCCATACCTGGCCGGCGAACGGACTCCGCATGCCGACCCGGATGCTCGCGGCTGTTTTATTGGGGTGACGTTGAAGCATGAGCGAGCCCACGTGACGCGTGCGATCATGGAAGGGGTGACTTACTCGCTGCGAGAAAGCCTGGAAGTGCTGAACGAGATGAACATTCCGGTTCGCCAGGTGCGTGCCGGCGGTGGCGGGGCCAAGTCGCCCCTGTGGCGACAGATGCAGTCCGATGTTTTCGGCAAGAAGGTCGTGACACTGAACGCCGAACAGGGCCCTGCCTATGGGGTCGCCCTGTTGGCAGCCACAGGTGCCGGAGCGTACAAAAACATTCAGGAAGCATGTGCGGCGACGATTCGCGAAGTGAGCGAAACGACTCCAGATCGCACGGCCAAGAAGTATTACGATCGGGCCTTCCCGGTCTATCAAGATCTGTATCGATCACTGAAAGACGATTTCAAAAAGCTGGGGCGGCTTGACGACTGA
- a CDS encoding glycosyltransferase family 1 protein — translation MASILKLNYMHNPPPRVVLDLEKSRNRCSGLGQFACQLGHALLSEMTSRGLVPIPFVSPNNSDEFGTPESLVAKLWRKEIFQRWYRWTQTGRKPPYALWHATHQQVKFLPLNTKTRVVLTIHDLNYLREKNGSKIEREHRRIARLIRRCDAVTVISKFVAGEVQSHFDLQGKPLHVIYNGRPDISQYESVQPGWLQNSRPFLFTIGIVDRKKNFHVLLDLIENLGDHQLVIAGQNDSEYASEIRRSVEQRGLADRVILSGPVSDHERQWLYENCESFVFPSLTEGFGLPPIEAMTCGKPVFLARRTSLPEIGGNKAFYWDEFTKDHMVTIYRNGMQTYASSPTYPAELQQAAARFCWQDSAKQYVDLYRDVLEMPVEEAFQPRLAAA, via the coding sequence TTGGCTTCGATCCTGAAATTAAACTACATGCACAATCCACCACCACGAGTTGTTCTCGATCTCGAGAAGTCACGGAACCGCTGTTCCGGACTCGGGCAATTTGCCTGTCAACTTGGTCATGCGCTGTTGAGCGAAATGACCAGTCGTGGCCTGGTGCCGATTCCGTTCGTGTCGCCCAACAACAGCGATGAATTCGGTACACCGGAATCGTTGGTCGCGAAGCTGTGGCGGAAAGAGATCTTTCAGCGGTGGTATCGCTGGACTCAAACGGGCCGCAAACCACCGTATGCCTTGTGGCACGCTACGCACCAGCAGGTCAAGTTCCTGCCATTAAATACGAAGACACGCGTGGTGCTGACCATTCACGACTTGAATTACTTGCGTGAAAAGAACGGCTCGAAGATCGAACGCGAACATCGCCGCATCGCCCGGCTCATCCGCCGCTGCGATGCCGTGACGGTGATCTCGAAGTTTGTCGCCGGCGAGGTGCAATCGCACTTTGACCTGCAAGGCAAACCGCTGCATGTGATCTACAACGGTCGGCCCGACATTTCACAGTACGAATCGGTCCAGCCAGGTTGGCTGCAAAACTCGCGACCATTTCTGTTCACCATTGGCATCGTTGATCGAAAGAAGAACTTTCACGTTCTGCTCGATCTGATAGAGAACCTGGGCGACCATCAGTTGGTGATCGCCGGTCAGAATGACTCGGAGTATGCTTCCGAAATTCGCCGCAGCGTAGAGCAGCGTGGGCTGGCCGATCGCGTGATCTTGTCTGGCCCCGTGAGCGATCACGAGCGTCAGTGGCTGTACGAAAATTGCGAATCGTTCGTGTTCCCTTCGTTGACCGAAGGCTTTGGACTTCCGCCTATCGAAGCGATGACCTGCGGAAAGCCAGTCTTCCTGGCCCGCCGTACCAGCCTGCCGGAAATCGGCGGTAACAAGGCCTTTTATTGGGATGAGTTCACCAAGGATCACATGGTGACTATCTATCGCAACGGGATGCAGACGTACGCAAGCAGCCCGACCTATCCCGCAGAACTGCAACAAGCAGCGGCCCGCTTCTGCTGGCAAGACTCTGCCAAGCAATACGTCGATCTCTATCGCGACGTGCTCGAGATGCCGGTGGAAGAGGCCTTCCAGCCGCGACTCGCTGCTGCTTAG
- the hemG gene encoding protoporphyrinogen oxidase, giving the protein MSETSTPSRRVAVIGGGISGLSAAYRLQELDPSCEIHLYEADDKLGGVLQTTHTDDGYLLENSADNFITNIPFALNLCRRLGMEEELLPTNELLRKAFVVRKSRLHPVPEGFVLMAPSKMWSVLTTPILSWSGKLRLAQEYFVPKREDATDESLQSFVTRRMGQEVYDRLVQPLIGGIYTADPLKLSVQATLRQFVEMEKKHGSLIKGMRTREAAESKRGDSGARYSMFVAPKHGMGDIVQRLTERLAGQSIHLNTPVESVRQSAEGWIVETADAQQTFDAVVMALPAPHAAKVLTEFPKLAAGLETIPYAGCSVAILAVDQKQIRRPVAGFGFVVPEIENRKILAGSFSSAKFPGRAPDGKVIIRVFVGGACHPELANLTDDQMKEIVQTELRELIGLEGEPEKFLVTRWMGKMPQYHLGHLDRVAELENEAAQLPGFELAGNAYRGVGVPQCVQSGEQAATKVIEYLSAANVEASADNR; this is encoded by the coding sequence ATGAGCGAAACCTCGACACCTTCCCGCCGCGTTGCCGTCATCGGGGGAGGTATTTCCGGGCTGTCTGCCGCGTACCGTTTGCAAGAACTCGATCCGTCGTGCGAGATTCATCTATATGAAGCTGACGACAAACTGGGGGGCGTTCTGCAAACGACCCACACCGACGATGGCTATCTGCTGGAAAACAGCGCCGACAACTTCATTACGAACATCCCTTTCGCGCTGAATCTGTGCCGCCGGCTAGGGATGGAAGAAGAGTTGCTGCCGACCAACGAGTTGCTGCGGAAGGCGTTTGTAGTCCGCAAGAGTCGACTGCATCCGGTGCCGGAAGGCTTCGTGTTAATGGCTCCGAGCAAGATGTGGTCGGTCCTGACGACTCCTATTCTTTCGTGGAGCGGCAAGCTGCGACTCGCTCAGGAATACTTCGTTCCCAAACGTGAAGATGCCACCGACGAATCGCTTCAATCATTCGTAACTCGGCGAATGGGTCAGGAAGTTTACGATCGTTTGGTGCAGCCGTTGATCGGTGGGATCTACACCGCCGATCCGCTGAAGCTCAGCGTTCAGGCCACGCTGCGGCAGTTCGTCGAAATGGAAAAGAAGCATGGCAGTCTCATCAAAGGGATGCGAACCCGCGAGGCGGCCGAGTCGAAGAGGGGGGACAGTGGTGCTCGGTATTCGATGTTTGTCGCACCGAAGCATGGCATGGGAGACATCGTCCAGCGATTGACCGAGCGGCTTGCCGGCCAGTCGATTCATTTGAACACGCCGGTCGAGTCGGTCCGTCAATCGGCTGAAGGATGGATCGTTGAGACAGCCGACGCGCAGCAAACTTTCGACGCCGTCGTCATGGCCTTACCGGCACCTCATGCGGCGAAGGTGCTGACCGAGTTTCCGAAGTTGGCGGCGGGTCTCGAGACGATTCCTTACGCCGGCTGCAGTGTCGCGATCTTGGCGGTTGACCAGAAGCAAATTCGGCGACCTGTTGCTGGGTTTGGGTTTGTTGTGCCTGAGATTGAAAACCGGAAGATCCTCGCTGGGAGCTTTTCGAGTGCCAAGTTCCCAGGACGAGCGCCCGATGGGAAGGTGATCATTCGCGTGTTTGTGGGTGGTGCTTGTCATCCGGAACTGGCGAACCTGACCGACGACCAGATGAAAGAGATCGTCCAAACCGAGCTTCGCGAATTGATTGGATTGGAAGGTGAGCCGGAGAAGTTTCTGGTCACGCGGTGGATGGGGAAGATGCCGCAATATCACCTCGGGCATCTCGATCGAGTCGCGGAACTAGAAAACGAAGCGGCTCAATTGCCCGGCTTCGAGTTGGCAGGCAATGCATACCGCGGAGTGGGCGTTCCGCAATGTGTTCAAAGCGGTGAACAGGCGGCGACCAAAGTGATCGAGTATCTTTCCGCAGCGAATGTGGAAGCTTCGGCAGACAATCGCTAG
- the fhcD gene encoding formylmethanofuran--tetrahydromethanopterin N-formyltransferase, giving the protein MQLGNTQIVDTFAEAFGMVYTRLIITAFDDHWLMAAANELCGYGSSVIACDAEVGIEHFLTADQSPDGRPAVSILAFGFSADALTKAVSNRVGQCVMTCASTAVFDGLPAAEKRLPLGKSLRYFGDGFQKSKVVGGTRYWRIPVMDGEFFCVESLGIEKGVAGGNIIFQAVDQATALMAARKAIDALAPQPEVIAPFPGGVARSGSKVGSRYKTLRASTSDTNCPTLRGRVESQVVEGANCVLEIVLDGTSEEAVAAGMKTALHAAAIEGVLAISAGNYGGKLGKFHFHLKDLV; this is encoded by the coding sequence GTGCAACTCGGAAATACGCAAATTGTCGATACGTTCGCCGAAGCGTTCGGGATGGTCTACACACGTTTGATCATTACCGCTTTCGACGATCACTGGCTGATGGCCGCCGCCAACGAACTGTGTGGCTATGGCAGTAGCGTGATTGCCTGTGATGCGGAAGTTGGGATCGAGCACTTTCTGACTGCCGACCAATCGCCAGATGGCAGGCCGGCGGTTTCGATCCTGGCATTCGGCTTTTCGGCCGATGCCCTCACCAAAGCGGTCAGCAACCGGGTTGGTCAGTGCGTGATGACCTGTGCTTCGACGGCCGTCTTCGACGGATTGCCAGCCGCGGAGAAACGACTGCCGCTCGGCAAATCGCTACGGTACTTTGGCGACGGGTTCCAGAAGAGCAAGGTCGTAGGCGGCACAAGGTACTGGCGGATCCCGGTCATGGATGGCGAGTTCTTCTGCGTCGAGTCGCTGGGGATCGAAAAAGGGGTCGCCGGCGGAAACATCATCTTTCAAGCTGTCGACCAGGCAACCGCCCTTATGGCTGCTCGGAAAGCGATCGATGCCCTGGCACCGCAGCCGGAGGTGATCGCTCCCTTCCCAGGCGGCGTGGCGCGAAGCGGCAGTAAAGTTGGCTCTCGATATAAGACCTTACGGGCCTCGACTTCTGATACGAACTGCCCAACCTTGCGGGGCCGAGTCGAATCGCAAGTGGTCGAAGGTGCCAACTGCGTGCTTGAAATCGTTCTGGATGGCACCAGCGAAGAAGCGGTCGCCGCCGGCATGAAAACAGCCCTCCATGCCGCTGCAATTGAAGGCGTTCTGGCGATCTCGGCCGGAAACTACGGCGGTAAGCTCGGGAAATTCCATTTCCACCTGAAAGATCTGGTTTAA
- a CDS encoding glycosyltransferase, producing the protein MKKSLSIIMPVHNVQSSIGGEVERLLDIVSDLTNDFEVMIVDDGSTDGTEEVLYEITCRYPQVRSRRYTPRQGKATAIDLGLAAASGEVVMIQDQERQLTSDDIHSLWAMHIDAATAQPVRQTEPAINRPGFPVLPNDPQPLNDDLLRRLASWGADISELESLNEALEQLHYEMESDKQPTEVVQPPAPRLKMPRFLRRLHDFATGE; encoded by the coding sequence GTGAAGAAGTCGCTCAGTATTATCATGCCGGTTCACAATGTTCAGTCGAGCATCGGTGGGGAAGTAGAGCGTTTGCTCGATATCGTTTCGGATCTGACCAACGATTTCGAGGTGATGATCGTCGACGATGGCTCGACCGACGGTACCGAAGAAGTACTGTACGAAATCACTTGCCGATATCCGCAAGTCCGCTCGCGTCGTTACACACCACGCCAGGGCAAAGCCACTGCCATCGATCTCGGCCTGGCGGCGGCTTCCGGGGAAGTGGTGATGATCCAAGATCAGGAACGCCAACTTACCAGCGACGATATCCACTCGCTGTGGGCTATGCACATTGATGCCGCGACGGCCCAACCGGTTCGCCAGACAGAACCGGCCATCAATCGGCCGGGCTTCCCCGTGCTGCCAAACGATCCGCAACCACTCAACGACGATCTCTTGCGTCGCCTGGCCAGTTGGGGCGCTGACATCAGCGAACTCGAATCGCTGAACGAGGCACTGGAGCAACTGCATTACGAAATGGAATCAGACAAGCAGCCTACCGAAGTGGTTCAGCCTCCGGCTCCTCGCCTGAAAATGCCACGCTTCCTCCGTCGTTTACACGACTTCGCCACCGGTGAATAA
- the hisI gene encoding phosphoribosyl-AMP cyclohydrolase, protein MTISLPREPDFDKAGGLVPAIAQDADNGDVLMMAWMNREAFAETLATGKAVYFSRSRNKLWRKGEESGHQQTVRQILVDCDADTVLLKVEQVGAACHEGFRTCFFREIDSSETKIVETRLVNPDDVYKK, encoded by the coding sequence ATGACGATTTCTCTCCCCCGCGAGCCGGACTTCGACAAGGCTGGTGGTTTGGTGCCGGCGATCGCCCAGGATGCTGATAACGGCGATGTCCTCATGATGGCATGGATGAATCGCGAAGCCTTCGCTGAAACGCTGGCCACCGGCAAAGCGGTCTATTTCAGCCGCAGCCGGAACAAGCTGTGGCGAAAGGGCGAAGAGAGCGGGCATCAACAAACGGTCCGTCAGATTCTGGTCGACTGCGATGCCGATACCGTGCTGCTGAAAGTCGAGCAAGTCGGAGCGGCCTGTCACGAAGGCTTCCGAACCTGCTTCTTCCGCGAGATCGATTCCAGCGAAACCAAGATTGTCGAAACACGTCTGGTCAACCCAGACGATGTCTATAAGAAGTAA
- a CDS encoding RidA family protein, with the protein MSFDANLAALNVELPPAPKAMGLYKPAVTVGNLVYLSGHGPLSTDGTLQLGKIGQDLDQEQGYAAARQTGLAMLATLKAHLGSLDKIKRLVKTFGLVNCVDGFSQQPAVINGFSELMKEVFGEDCGIAARSAVGVNALPANMCVEVEAIFELND; encoded by the coding sequence ATGAGCTTCGACGCAAACCTGGCAGCCCTGAACGTAGAACTTCCACCGGCCCCCAAGGCCATGGGCTTGTACAAGCCAGCCGTCACCGTCGGTAACCTGGTTTACCTGTCGGGTCACGGTCCTTTGAGCACCGACGGTACGCTGCAATTGGGCAAGATCGGTCAAGACCTCGATCAGGAACAAGGCTACGCCGCAGCTCGCCAGACCGGTCTGGCCATGCTGGCTACGTTGAAGGCTCACCTCGGCAGCCTCGACAAGATCAAGCGTCTGGTAAAGACCTTTGGTCTGGTCAACTGTGTCGATGGTTTCTCGCAGCAGCCAGCCGTGATCAACGGATTCAGCGAACTGATGAAGGAAGTGTTCGGCGAAGATTGTGGCATTGCCGCCCGTAGCGCTGTCGGCGTGAACGCTCTGCCAGCCAACATGTGCGTGGAAGTCGAAGCGATCTTCGAGCTGAACGACTAA
- the prfB gene encoding peptide chain release factor 2 (programmed frameshift), which produces MEREFYDRAESIRERLLQLKDSLDYAAKQKQLKSIEERMAAADFWDNQERAQETVGQMKSLRALVEPLDECLAGIEDLDVMLEMAEEDDSLAAEVPGTLETLETTLEALELKALLDGPYDNCGAIVTINARDGGTDANDWAEMLLIMYGRWADQNEYNVELLDRTDNEEAGINNATFVVRGPMAYGYLKGETGMHRLVRISPFNSEGKRQTSFAAVDVSPEIPDSEEVDIDEEDVRTDTFRASGAGGQHVNKTDSAIRLTHIPTGIVVQCQQERSQHKNRAQAWKMLRSRLARVEEERRENEQAAKYKTQAKVGFGSQIRNYFLHPDQRVKDARTGFYMGSFHSVMNGEIQGFLDAYLRWRVGQETPDN; this is translated from the exons ATGGAACGCGAGTTTTACGACCGTGCCGAATCGATCCGCGAGCGACTCCTACAGCTAAAGGACTCTCTT GACTACGCTGCCAAACAGAAACAGTTGAAGAGTATCGAAGAGCGCATGGCCGCTGCCGATTTCTGGGATAACCAGGAACGCGCCCAGGAAACCGTCGGCCAAATGAAGTCGCTCCGTGCGCTGGTCGAACCGCTGGATGAATGCCTGGCGGGAATCGAAGACCTGGACGTGATGCTCGAGATGGCCGAAGAAGATGACTCGCTGGCCGCGGAAGTTCCAGGCACGCTCGAGACGCTGGAAACAACGCTCGAAGCGCTGGAACTGAAGGCATTGCTCGACGGGCCCTACGATAATTGCGGAGCGATCGTCACAATTAATGCTCGCGACGGCGGGACCGACGCCAACGATTGGGCCGAGATGTTGCTGATCATGTATGGCCGCTGGGCGGACCAGAATGAATACAACGTCGAACTGCTCGATCGAACCGATAACGAAGAAGCAGGCATCAACAACGCTACGTTCGTCGTTCGCGGTCCGATGGCTTACGGCTACCTGAAAGGGGAAACGGGCATGCATCGCCTGGTGCGTATCAGCCCGTTCAACTCGGAAGGGAAACGCCAGACCAGCTTCGCGGCGGTCGATGTTTCTCCTGAAATCCCCGATTCGGAAGAAGTCGACATCGACGAAGAAGATGTGCGAACCGACACCTTCCGGGCCAGCGGTGCCGGCGGTCAGCATGTCAACAAAACCGACAGCGCGATTCGCTTGACCCACATTCCGACTGGGATCGTGGTGCAGTGCCAGCAAGAGCGAAGTCAGCATAAGAACCGGGCCCAGGCCTGGAAGATGCTTCGTTCGCGACTGGCTCGTGTTGAAGAAGAACGTCGCGAAAACGAGCAAGCCGCCAAGTACAAGACGCAGGCGAAAGTTGGTTTCGGATCGCAGATTCGCAACTACTTCCTGCACCCCGATCAACGCGTGAAAGATGCCCGAACTGGTTTTTATATGGGCAGTTTCCACAGCGTGATGAATGGTGAGATTCAAGGGTTTCTCGATGCCTACTTGCGTTGGCGAGTCGGACAGGAAACTCCAGACAACTAA
- a CDS encoding diguanylate cyclase — protein MRGVSDSKSDTLTTIHSPQLEHKPAHGRVLVVDDDRLMRTLMHEYLSREGYEVVLAENCLDALSILEEASNEFKFLVTDWELPDGSGIDLIRHVRHVVCSHYMYIVMATSHGHRDNLTRALNAGADDFLAKPIDRGELIARMRAGQRILDLETRLTHLANSDLLTGLPTRRVFEELVSKEWGRARRYRRPLACVLFDIDYFKRVNDIHGHAAGDQVLREVGRVFADSVRDSDIICRYGGEEFCALLPEATSEQAAIWAEKLRKRISERDIILDSAVVNVTISMGIAESLAEMEDPEDLVEIADQCLLEAKGSGRNQIVCFNDLKKAAADSANRVDPVFGEAIAADAMTQVVSSVTPDSSVIDVSQFFLTYRIPSAPVVDKDGILVGVVSDKDLLAVASQPDPYTTTIDQVMRRNPICYPPDIPLRVVWEFLNRVSIRSLFISQNGKTLGIISRQSILRWLANSVWKNSTPVEGGGVAPVSTPQRIETAARLLAHASRKLSDDVDHVSEEDHAAMVIGSVSQMQELLNELLASVGEGGGAMHLDSILESYEV, from the coding sequence GTGAGGGGCGTCTCCGACTCGAAGAGCGACACATTGACCACGATTCATAGTCCACAACTTGAGCACAAACCAGCCCACGGCCGCGTCCTGGTCGTGGACGATGATCGGCTCATGCGCACGCTGATGCACGAATATCTTAGCCGTGAAGGCTATGAAGTCGTGCTTGCCGAGAATTGCCTCGACGCCCTCTCGATTTTGGAAGAGGCCAGCAACGAATTCAAATTCCTGGTGACCGACTGGGAACTGCCAGATGGTTCCGGGATCGATCTGATCCGTCACGTTCGCCACGTGGTTTGTTCGCATTACATGTATATCGTGATGGCGACTTCGCATGGCCATCGAGACAATCTGACCCGTGCCCTCAATGCTGGGGCCGACGACTTCCTCGCCAAGCCGATTGATCGCGGCGAACTGATCGCCCGTATGCGGGCTGGTCAACGTATCCTCGATCTCGAAACCCGGCTCACGCATCTCGCCAATAGCGACTTACTTACCGGCCTGCCGACGCGTCGCGTCTTCGAGGAACTGGTCTCGAAGGAATGGGGCCGAGCCCGACGTTACCGACGTCCATTGGCATGTGTGCTGTTCGACATCGACTACTTCAAACGAGTCAACGACATTCACGGCCATGCCGCCGGTGACCAAGTGCTGCGAGAAGTGGGACGCGTGTTCGCCGATTCGGTGCGTGACTCCGATATTATCTGTCGCTATGGTGGCGAAGAGTTCTGTGCCTTGCTGCCAGAAGCCACTTCCGAACAGGCCGCCATCTGGGCCGAGAAACTGCGGAAACGTATTTCCGAACGCGACATCATCCTCGACTCTGCCGTCGTCAATGTGACCATCAGTATGGGCATCGCTGAGTCACTGGCCGAGATGGAAGATCCTGAGGACCTGGTCGAGATCGCCGATCAATGTCTGCTGGAAGCCAAGGGGAGCGGACGCAACCAGATCGTTTGTTTTAACGATCTGAAGAAGGCCGCCGCAGATTCCGCCAATCGAGTTGATCCAGTCTTCGGCGAAGCGATTGCTGCCGATGCGATGACCCAGGTTGTCAGCTCGGTGACGCCTGATTCCAGCGTGATCGATGTCAGTCAGTTCTTCTTGACCTATCGCATTCCCTCGGCCCCAGTGGTCGACAAAGACGGCATCCTGGTCGGTGTCGTCTCTGATAAAGACTTGCTGGCGGTTGCCAGCCAACCCGATCCCTATACGACGACGATCGATCAGGTCATGCGTCGTAATCCGATTTGCTATCCCCCCGACATCCCCTTGCGGGTCGTCTGGGAGTTTCTCAATCGCGTTTCGATCCGTTCGCTGTTTATCAGCCAGAATGGCAAGACACTGGGAATCATCAGCCGGCAGAGCATCTTACGCTGGCTGGCGAACTCGGTGTGGAAGAATTCCACGCCAGTTGAAGGTGGCGGGGTAGCACCCGTTAGCACGCCACAACGCATCGAGACGGCCGCCAGGCTGTTGGCCCACGCGTCTCGCAAGCTGAGCGACGATGTCGATCACGTTTCGGAAGAGGATCATGCTGCCATGGTGATTGGTTCGGTCTCGCAGATGCAAGAACTGTTGAACGAACTATTGGCATCGGTCGGCGAAGGTGGCGGAGCGATGCACTTGGATTCGATCCTCGAATCTTACGAAGTCTAA